A region of Moorena producens PAL-8-15-08-1 DNA encodes the following proteins:
- the iscB gene encoding RNA-guided endonuclease IscB gives MRVFVLDKNLKTLDPCRPARARLLLKQGRAKVFRRYPFTIILSDLEVENCTTHNHQLKIDPGAKTTGLAIRQNNTVIWGAEITHRGFQIRDALTSRRQLRRSRRNRKTRYRKPRFLNRKRPERWLAPSLMSRVHNIMTWVKKLIRFCPIAGISQELVRFDTQKTENPEISGTEYQQGTLYGYEIREYLLEKWNRKCAYCGTTDTKLEIEHIKPKSLGGSDRVSNLAIACHDCNQAKGNQEIKQFLSGKPDVLRRILSQAKRPLADAAAVNATRWKLYKELKSTGNPLETGSGGRTKYNRCRFNLPKTHWLDAACVGNVQSIYVENYQPLLIEAKGHGTRQICRTDKFGFPKRYCSRTKIHKGFQTGDIVKAVVTKGKKIGTYVGRVATRKTGSFNISTANGLIQGISHKYCQPIHKKDGYAYTI, from the coding sequence ACCTTAAAACACTAGACCCTTGTCGTCCCGCAAGAGCTAGATTATTGCTCAAACAAGGTAGAGCCAAAGTGTTTAGAAGGTATCCATTTACCATCATCCTGTCAGATTTGGAGGTAGAAAACTGTACTACTCATAATCACCAGTTAAAAATTGACCCAGGTGCAAAAACAACAGGTTTAGCAATTCGGCAAAACAACACTGTTATTTGGGGTGCTGAAATAACGCATCGTGGATTCCAAATCCGAGATGCTTTAACCTCAAGACGACAATTAAGACGTTCTCGCCGTAACCGTAAAACTCGTTATAGAAAACCTCGCTTTCTTAATCGGAAACGTCCCGAGAGGTGGTTAGCGCCTAGTTTAATGTCTAGAGTTCATAACATTATGACTTGGGTTAAAAAACTGATTCGGTTTTGTCCGATAGCGGGTATTTCTCAGGAGTTGGTACGGTTTGACACTCAAAAGACGGAGAACCCAGAAATCTCTGGTACTGAGTATCAGCAAGGTACATTGTACGGCTACGAAATTCGAGAATACTTGCTCGAAAAATGGAACCGTAAATGCGCTTACTGTGGTACAACGGATACCAAGTTGGAAATCGAACATATCAAGCCCAAATCTTTAGGGGGTTCCGACAGAGTTAGCAATCTGGCAATTGCTTGTCACGATTGTAATCAGGCTAAAGGAAACCAGGAGATTAAACAGTTCTTGTCAGGGAAGCCTGATGTTTTGAGACGAATTCTGTCTCAAGCCAAACGACCTTTAGCTGATGCCGCTGCGGTTAATGCTACTCGCTGGAAGCTTTACAAAGAACTGAAATCTACCGGTAACCCATTAGAAACCGGTTCGGGAGGTCGTACTAAATACAATCGGTGTCGGTTTAACCTACCTAAAACACATTGGCTTGATGCCGCCTGTGTGGGGAATGTTCAAAGCATTTATGTTGAGAATTATCAACCTCTATTGATTGAGGCTAAAGGTCACGGAACTCGTCAAATCTGCCGAACAGATAAGTTCGGGTTTCCGAAGAGGTACTGTTCAAGAACTAAGATTCACAAAGGTTTTCAGACCGGAGATATTGTCAAAGCAGTTGTCACTAAAGGCAAGAAAATCGGAACTTACGTTGGACGGGTTGCCACTCGCAAAACCGGGTCATTCAATATTTCAACTGCTAACGGATTGATTCAAGGAATTAGTCATAAATATTGTCAACCAATTCACAAAAAGGATGGTTATGCCTATACAATTTAA
- a CDS encoding aminopeptidase P N-terminal domain-containing protein — MIPQTEYKERREQLMSKIGNGTAIFRSAPVAIMHNTVEYNFRQDSDFFYLTGFNEPEAVVVLAPHHEEHRFVLFVQPKEPEKEVWTGYRTGVEAAKEKFGADETYPITELNEKLPQYLEKADRIYYHLGRDKPFNNTILKHWQRLMALYPKNGSGPMALESTNLILYGMRRVKSATELKLMRQAIEISVDAHNHARAFTQPGRYEYEVQAELEHDFRRRGAIGPAYPSIVASGANSCVLHYTENNRQMQDGDLLLIDAGCSYGYYNADITRTFPVGGKFTPEQKILYELVLKAQLNAIAQVKPGNPYNQFHDTAVKILVEGLIDLGLLAGDSEEIIKEEKYKHLYMHRTGHWLGLDVHDSGGYKQGENWQIFQPGNVVTVEPGLYIGPDTEPIEGQPAIDQRWRGIGIRIEDDVLVTESGNEVLTAGVPKSVEELET, encoded by the coding sequence ATGATTCCACAAACCGAATATAAAGAACGTCGTGAACAGTTGATGAGTAAGATTGGCAACGGAACCGCTATCTTTCGGAGCGCCCCGGTTGCCATTATGCATAATACTGTGGAATACAATTTCCGACAGGATAGCGATTTTTTTTACTTGACAGGTTTCAATGAACCAGAAGCCGTAGTTGTACTAGCGCCCCATCACGAAGAACACCGATTTGTCCTGTTTGTGCAACCGAAAGAACCAGAGAAAGAAGTCTGGACAGGCTATCGGACAGGTGTCGAAGCAGCCAAAGAAAAATTTGGAGCCGATGAAACCTATCCGATTACTGAGTTGAATGAGAAGCTACCTCAGTATTTAGAAAAGGCCGATAGAATTTATTACCACTTGGGACGGGATAAACCTTTTAATAATACCATCCTAAAACACTGGCAAAGGTTGATGGCACTTTATCCCAAGAACGGAAGCGGACCGATGGCTCTCGAATCCACTAACTTAATTCTCTATGGGATGCGCCGGGTTAAGAGTGCTACAGAATTGAAGTTGATGCGTCAAGCTATAGAAATCTCTGTGGATGCCCATAACCATGCTAGAGCATTTACTCAACCTGGGCGTTATGAATATGAAGTGCAGGCAGAGCTAGAACATGATTTTCGGCGACGAGGTGCCATCGGACCGGCTTACCCGAGCATAGTAGCGTCTGGGGCTAATAGCTGTGTTCTACACTATACCGAGAACAATCGACAGATGCAAGACGGGGATTTACTACTGATTGATGCTGGTTGTTCTTATGGGTATTATAACGCTGATATTACTCGGACATTTCCAGTGGGTGGTAAGTTTACCCCAGAGCAGAAAATTCTGTATGAGTTGGTCTTGAAAGCACAGTTGAATGCGATCGCACAAGTTAAACCAGGGAATCCCTATAATCAATTTCATGACACCGCTGTGAAAATCTTGGTGGAAGGGTTAATCGATTTGGGACTCCTGGCTGGTGATAGTGAGGAAATTATTAAAGAGGAGAAATATAAACATCTATATATGCACCGCACCGGTCACTGGCTGGGATTGGATGTCCATGACAGTGGAGGCTACAAGCAGGGGGAAAACTGGCAGATTTTCCAGCCCGGTAATGTAGTAACAGTGGAACCAGGACTTTATATTGGTCCTGATACTGAGCCAATAGAAGGTCAGCCAGCTATTGATCAGCGGTGGCGCGGGATTGGGATTCGGATTGAGGATGATGTGTTAGTGACTGAGTCAGGGAATGAAGTATTGACTGCTGGTGTACCGAAATCCGTAGAGGAGCTAGAAACTTAA
- a CDS encoding peptide ligase PGM1-related protein, whose translation MDNLNDSFSGQESKFQQLQHQLRDRWQSSDQFDQDEHDILVVPSVSVDQRELLKVEGFLHYEERLLFSLIRLRNPYTRLIYVTAVPLPPIVIDYYLQLLPGIPFSHARDRLLLFSTYDASLKPLSQKILERPRLMKRIRQALRPGKSYMSCYNSTNLEREISLKLNLPLLAPDPDLLYWGTKSGSRQIFADSGVPHPDGSQLVWSVDDLVEATAELWYRQPQLNKIVIKLNEGFSGEGNAILDLKPLSEVGPGNVSHAQTVAALKEKIVHLRFQASGETWESYSSRIPQLGAIAEAFIHGEKKRSPSVQAYITPHGEVKILSTHDQILGGPDGQIYLGCRFPADPGYRLQLQDWGVRVGQTLGEKGAIERYGVDFVAVHQPDRDTWDLQAIEINLRKGGTTHPFMTLKYMTNGRYDLSTGLFFSQQGQPKHYIATDNLQKESYRGLMPNDLMDIIAYHQLHFDSSTKTGTVFHLMGTLSEFGKLGLTSIGDSPQQAEEIYNQVVRVLDLETKSDQDANIPVSHPSIPIAWNR comes from the coding sequence ATGGACAATCTGAATGATTCTTTCTCTGGACAAGAGTCAAAGTTTCAGCAACTACAGCACCAATTACGCGATCGCTGGCAGAGTAGTGATCAATTTGACCAAGACGAACACGATATTCTGGTAGTGCCTTCTGTCAGTGTTGATCAACGGGAACTGCTGAAAGTTGAGGGTTTTTTGCACTACGAAGAACGGTTATTATTTTCCCTAATTCGTCTGCGCAACCCTTACACACGGTTAATTTATGTTACCGCTGTGCCCTTGCCACCGATTGTGATTGATTACTACTTGCAGCTTCTGCCGGGAATTCCCTTCTCCCATGCACGCGATCGCTTACTGCTGTTTTCCACCTATGATGCTTCCCTCAAACCCCTCAGCCAAAAGATTCTAGAACGTCCCCGCTTGATGAAGCGGATTCGTCAAGCTTTGCGTCCAGGAAAGTCTTACATGTCTTGTTACAACTCTACTAATCTGGAGCGCGAGATATCCTTAAAATTGAACTTACCCCTACTTGCCCCAGACCCAGATTTGCTTTATTGGGGTACCAAGAGCGGTAGTCGGCAAATTTTTGCTGACAGTGGTGTCCCCCATCCCGACGGCAGTCAGTTAGTCTGGAGTGTTGATGATTTAGTCGAAGCAACAGCTGAGTTATGGTACAGGCAACCGCAACTAAACAAGATTGTGATTAAACTCAACGAAGGGTTTTCTGGAGAGGGTAATGCTATCCTGGACTTGAAACCACTATCGGAGGTAGGTCCGGGAAATGTTTCCCATGCTCAAACAGTAGCGGCTTTGAAAGAAAAGATCGTCCATTTGAGATTTCAAGCCAGTGGGGAAACGTGGGAGAGTTATAGCAGTCGGATACCGCAGTTAGGGGCAATTGCCGAAGCATTTATTCACGGAGAAAAAAAGCGTTCACCTAGCGTTCAGGCTTATATTACTCCCCATGGCGAGGTCAAGATTCTCTCGACTCACGATCAAATTCTTGGCGGACCAGACGGTCAGATTTATCTAGGTTGTCGATTTCCCGCTGATCCAGGTTATCGCCTACAACTGCAAGATTGGGGAGTACGAGTCGGTCAGACCTTAGGGGAAAAAGGAGCAATAGAGCGTTACGGTGTAGATTTTGTGGCTGTTCATCAGCCCGATCGAGATACCTGGGATTTACAAGCCATTGAAATCAACCTCCGCAAAGGCGGTACCACCCATCCCTTTATGACCCTGAAATACATGACCAATGGTCGCTATGACCTCTCCACAGGTCTTTTTTTCAGTCAGCAGGGTCAACCAAAGCACTATATTGCCACGGACAATTTACAGAAAGAGAGTTACAGAGGGTTAATGCCTAATGACTTGATGGATATTATCGCCTACCATCAACTGCATTTTGATAGCAGCACCAAAACTGGCACTGTATTTCACTTGATGGGCACACTCTCTGAATTTGGCAAACTAGGATTAACTAGCATTGGAGATTCTCCCCAACAAGCAGAAGAAATCTATAACCAAGTTGTGAGGGTACTGGATCTAGAAACTAAATCTGACCAAGATGCCAATATCCCAGTTTCCCATCCTAGTATTCCGATTGCTTGGAATAGATAA
- the petE gene encoding plastocyanin: MKKLLSLLVVTFCILTFTYGCAGSTTATVPPETTPAPAAEVAQEVESPAEAPEVAEEEAAPAEATEVAEEEPASAETTEAAAAPEPAAAAGAETYTVKMGTNNGQLKFEPNVLTIKAGETVKWVMNNIGPHNVIFDDSPSLTHKNMLMAKGSSYESTFDEPGTYSYYCAPHRGAGMGGTIIVEAQS; encoded by the coding sequence TTGAAAAAGCTACTATCACTGCTTGTGGTAACCTTCTGTATCTTGACCTTTACCTATGGTTGCGCTGGCTCAACTACAGCTACTGTTCCTCCAGAAACCACACCTGCCCCAGCTGCTGAAGTTGCCCAAGAGGTAGAATCCCCAGCGGAAGCCCCTGAAGTGGCTGAAGAAGAAGCCGCCCCAGCCGAAGCTACTGAGGTGGCTGAAGAAGAACCCGCCTCAGCCGAAACCACTGAGGCCGCTGCAGCACCTGAGCCTGCTGCCGCAGCTGGTGCAGAAACTTACACTGTAAAAATGGGTACAAACAATGGGCAACTAAAATTTGAACCAAATGTTCTTACCATCAAAGCTGGTGAGACTGTCAAGTGGGTGATGAACAACATTGGTCCTCATAATGTTATTTTTGATGACTCCCCATCACTGACTCACAAAAACATGTTGATGGCTAAGGGTTCTTCCTATGAATCTACCTTTGATGAGCCTGGTACATACTCCTACTACTGTGCCCCCCACCGTGGTGCTGGCATGGGAGGCACAATCATTGTTGAAGCTCAGTCATAA
- a CDS encoding c-type cytochrome — translation MRQIALKKLLSLLVVTVCVLTFTYGCADSSTATVPPETTPAPTAAVETVESPAEPTEVAEEETTPAEPEEAVAEEETAPAEPEEAVAEEETTPAEPEAVAEEETTPAETEEVAVAPEPAAEPEAVAEEETAPAEPVEVAAAIDEAALAKSAQVFAGNCAACHAGGKNLINAQKTLKKDALEKYGMYSKDKIVYQITNGKPPMPAFKGRIPADQIAALADYVLYQADNGW, via the coding sequence ATGAGACAAATTGCATTGAAAAAGCTTTTATCACTCCTAGTGGTAACGGTCTGTGTCTTGACCTTTACCTATGGTTGCGCTGACTCAAGTACAGCGACTGTTCCTCCAGAAACCACACCTGCCCCAACTGCTGCAGTTGAAACAGTGGAATCCCCAGCGGAACCCACCGAAGTAGCAGAGGAAGAAACTACTCCCGCTGAACCTGAAGAAGCAGTAGCAGAGGAAGAAACTGCTCCCGCTGAACCAGAAGAAGCAGTAGCAGAGGAAGAAACTACTCCTGCTGAGCCAGAAGCAGTAGCAGAGGAAGAAACTACTCCTGCTGAAACAGAAGAAGTAGCTGTAGCACCTGAGCCTGCTGCTGAGCCAGAAGCAGTAGCAGAGGAAGAAACAGCTCCTGCTGAACCTGTCGAAGTAGCTGCAGCCATAGATGAAGCAGCCCTAGCTAAATCAGCACAAGTCTTCGCAGGGAACTGTGCCGCTTGTCATGCGGGTGGAAAGAATTTAATCAATGCCCAAAAAACTCTGAAAAAGGATGCCCTTGAGAAGTATGGCATGTATTCTAAGGACAAGATCGTTTACCAGATCACCAATGGTAAACCCCCCATGCCAGCCTTCAAAGGTCGTATACCAGCGGATCAGATTGCAGCCCTTGCTGATTATGTGCTGTATCAAGCTGACAATGGTTGGTAA
- a CDS encoding pentapeptide repeat-containing protein: protein MKAQEVIRKYSQGERDFRRKNLRDQSFQWRNLSGADFSDADIRGANFKNSILTGTKFRQAKAGLQKPWTIVLLLVSWIASGLSGMVSLYGGVLLALIFNPFQGFEIPILLAIATIALFAVIRPKYIEITKDIGITFANGASAAAECLSNGCGSYFLETLVFPFVLIFAIPFVLAFVLIFAILLVLALAAPVALAVALAGALARPIGLNVSLGFVVVGYCAAIALSGAGALAAVLGGGFILVGAYLGWRALKGDPRDTWIRNQAIALAATGRKVTGSTSFENANLTDADFTGATLTGGTSFENANLTDADFTEAILKSTDLRKANLTRTCWRNTIKLDEARLGKTLLANTAVRELLVSGNGENKSYINCNLRGANLIGANLNYANLKQADLREATLRGANLEWANLTQLQAVGTDFTDAYLTGSCLKGWYIDSKTRLTDVDCQYVFFNVDCQLGKLSSKGNREQGIGNREQGTKITTVHLELLDQDTINTVPILLHNGVNIEAFRQAFQDLMAKNPEITGDSIQAVEHQGNDILVTLVVPEATDKGKVEKQFLERYQARLEAGKKTALLEGNLEAETSLVQNLSELIRVITAGFPSKQSSNLIKQSSNPIKIKFWWPNKK from the coding sequence ATGAAAGCTCAAGAAGTTATTAGAAAATATTCCCAAGGAGAAAGGGATTTCCGCAGGAAAAATCTCAGGGATCAGTCATTCCAATGGAGAAACCTTTCTGGGGCAGATTTTAGTGACGCTGATATTAGAGGAGCTAACTTTAAGAATTCGATCCTAACCGGAACTAAGTTCCGTCAGGCTAAGGCGGGATTACAAAAACCCTGGACAATTGTTCTTCTGTTGGTTTCATGGATAGCGTCAGGACTATCAGGAATGGTATCTCTATATGGTGGGGTGTTATTAGCATTAATATTTAACCCTTTCCAGGGATTTGAAATACCTATCTTGCTTGCTATAGCTACAATTGCCTTATTTGCTGTTATTCGTCCTAAATATATCGAAATAACTAAAGATATCGGAATAACCTTCGCCAACGGAGCCAGTGCCGCAGCAGAATGTTTATCTAATGGCTGTGGCTCATACTTTTTGGAAACCTTGGTCTTCCCCTTTGTACTAATATTTGCTATACCCTTTGTCTTGGCCTTTGTATTAATATTTGCTATACTCCTTGTCTTGGCCTTGGCCGCACCCGTAGCCTTGGCCGTAGCCTTGGCCGGAGCTTTAGCCCGACCCATAGGGTTGAACGTATCCTTAGGCTTTGTTGTAGTCGGCTACTGCGCAGCAATAGCCTTATCCGGAGCCGGAGCCTTGGCCGCAGTTTTAGGGGGAGGGTTCATCTTAGTTGGTGCTTACCTCGGCTGGCGTGCTCTAAAAGGAGACCCCAGAGATACCTGGATTCGCAATCAAGCGATCGCATTAGCTGCTACAGGACGTAAAGTTACAGGAAGTACAAGTTTTGAGAATGCTAATTTAACCGATGCTGACTTTACTGGAGCTACCCTGACAGGAGGTACAAGTTTTGAGAATGCTAATTTAACCGATGCTGATTTTACGGAAGCTATCCTCAAAAGTACAGACTTAAGAAAGGCTAATCTTACTCGTACGTGTTGGCGAAATACTATTAAACTTGACGAAGCTAGACTAGGGAAAACTCTGTTAGCTAATACGGCTGTCAGAGAATTATTGGTTAGTGGTAATGGTGAAAATAAGTCTTATATTAATTGTAATCTTAGAGGGGCTAATTTAATAGGAGCTAATCTAAATTACGCTAATCTAAAACAGGCTGATCTTAGGGAAGCTACTTTGCGAGGTGCTAATTTAGAATGGGCGAATTTAACACAACTTCAAGCAGTTGGTACAGATTTTACTGATGCTTATTTGACCGGGTCTTGTTTAAAAGGGTGGTATATTGACTCAAAAACTAGGTTAACTGATGTTGATTGTCAGTATGTCTTTTTTAATGTTGATTGTCAGCTTGGAAAGCTTTCTAGTAAAGGGAACAGGGAACAGGGAATAGGGAATAGGGAGCAGGGAACAAAAATTACCACAGTTCATTTAGAATTGCTAGATCAAGATACTATTAATACTGTCCCTATTCTTCTGCATAATGGTGTTAATATAGAAGCATTTCGTCAAGCTTTTCAAGACCTAATGGCGAAAAATCCTGAAATTACTGGTGATTCGATTCAAGCAGTTGAACATCAAGGTAATGATATTTTAGTTACCTTAGTAGTTCCAGAAGCAACAGATAAAGGTAAGGTGGAAAAACAATTTTTAGAACGTTATCAAGCTAGGTTAGAAGCAGGAAAAAAAACTGCTCTTCTAGAGGGTAACTTAGAAGCTGAAACTTCCCTAGTTCAGAATCTTAGTGAACTGATTAGAGTGATTACCGCTGGTTTTCCCAGTAAGCAGTCATCTAATCTGATTAAACAGTCATCCAATCCAATTAAAATTAAGTTTTGGTGGCCTAACAAAAAATAG
- a CDS encoding pentapeptide repeat-containing protein has product MKSQTILARYAQGERDFRKVNLRGQSFQGRNLSGADFSEADLRGANFKNAMLRGTKFRQAKAGLQRSWSIALLLVSSIAFILSAIVSFYGGCYAAFIVNYVKGANLIFAWIALVAIIVLFVVIFGQGIQTVQALVLGLVFAVAVAVAVAGAFALAFPFALAFALGLPLVIAVAVATTGAGAGVLDGVLVGVLGLLVAVGGAVAGVLAVQQLPLPFAKTGTLSFEVASAIAGTLAFLLALLGSYLGWDALNEDPKHAWIRKNAIAFAATGGTNFYNADLTDADFTGATLKSTDLRKANLTGASLENTSKLDLARQS; this is encoded by the coding sequence ATGAAATCTCAAACAATTCTAGCAAGATATGCCCAAGGAGAAAGGGATTTCCGAAAGGTAAATCTCAGGGGTCAGTCATTCCAAGGGAGAAACCTTTCTGGGGCAGATTTCAGTGAAGCTGATCTTAGAGGAGCTAACTTTAAGAATGCGATGCTCAGGGGAACTAAGTTCCGTCAGGCTAAGGCGGGATTACAAAGATCATGGTCAATTGCACTTCTATTGGTTTCATCGATAGCGTTCATACTATCAGCAATTGTATCATTTTATGGTGGGTGTTATGCAGCATTTATTGTCAACTATGTCAAGGGAGCAAACCTAATCTTTGCCTGGATAGCGTTGGTAGCAATAATTGTTTTATTTGTTGTTATCTTTGGTCAAGGTATTCAAACAGTCCAAGCCTTAGTGCTAGGCTTGGTATTCGCCGTAGCCGTAGCTGTTGCTGTAGCAGGAGCCTTTGCCTTAGCCTTTCCCTTCGCCCTAGCCTTTGCCTTAGGCTTACCCTTGGTCATAGCCGTAGCCGTAGCTACAACTGGAGCCGGAGCGGGAGTCTTAGATGGTGTCTTAGTGGGAGTCTTAGGCTTGTTGGTAGCGGTAGGTGGAGCTGTAGCTGGAGTCTTGGCGGTACAGCAGTTACCCTTGCCCTTTGCCAAAACAGGAACCTTGAGCTTCGAGGTAGCCTCTGCCATAGCTGGAACCTTAGCCTTCCTCTTGGCCTTACTTGGTTCTTACCTGGGCTGGGATGCTCTCAACGAAGACCCTAAACATGCCTGGATTCGGAAGAATGCGATCGCATTTGCGGCTACAGGAGGTACTAACTTTTACAATGCTGACCTAACCGATGCTGACTTTACCGGAGCGACGCTCAAAAGTACAGATTTAAGAAAGGCTAATCTTACTGGTGCTAGTTTGGAAAATACTAGTAAACTTGACTTGGCTAGACAGAGCTAA
- a CDS encoding pentapeptide repeat-containing protein, whose protein sequence is MEAKEVLKRYAKGQRDFRRVNLRGQSFQGQDLSGADFSEADIRGANFKNAILTGTKFCNAKAGLQKRWVTALVLVSWIVSGLSGIASLLAGGVVALIFGDNLENQVFGWIALVSLIVVYSVILRQGLGAGVASASAIASAFAIASAFPSAFAIAFARASAFAFAIIITFVFAIARASAFTFTFAIAFTFTFASAFVIASAFPSAFPKAFGLTEPVDIALALAIAIVLVLLGAYLGWRALKGDPRDAWIRTIAIAFAATGGTSFYKADLTDADFTGATLKSTDLREAILTRTCWRDTIKLDQARPGKTILADTAVRELSVSGNGYKKSYVDANLRGANLKGANLNKANLKFANISEATLEEANLEWAILTEAQAVGTNFTHAYFTGACLEAWNIDSTTTLTNVDCQYVFLLENPNSQGNRERRPHDPDRVFQPGDFEKLYNKIINTVQILLRNGVNQEAFRQAFQKIIAEYPAITSDSIQAIEKKGNDVLLTLEVPEGTDKGKFERQFFAVYEARLEAARQTALLEAERIHNQDYKEFVRAALTSHQSSNPIINLTNTAKAESDMSDNARNLNIDNLDIDQSQAHNPNNFNVFNDNARQINTNNFTSEQKHSLAEAAAEIQQLLNQLSQTNPTTTNKEKMIVVGEVIDQIETNPTLKAKVINALKAGGVEAFKEAIDHPLVNILMATIDGWRED, encoded by the coding sequence ATGGAAGCTAAAGAAGTTCTCAAAAGATATGCAAAAGGGCAGAGAGATTTCCGCAGAGTAAATCTCAGGGGCCAGTCTTTCCAGGGGCAAGACCTTTCCGGGGCAGATTTTAGTGAAGCTGATATTAGGGGAGCGAACTTTAAGAATGCTATTCTAACGGGAACTAAGTTCTGTAACGCGAAGGCTGGATTACAGAAACGGTGGGTAACTGCTCTTGTGTTAGTTTCATGGATAGTGTCAGGACTATCAGGAATCGCCTCCTTACTGGCTGGGGGGGTAGTAGCGTTAATCTTTGGTGACAACTTAGAAAACCAAGTGTTCGGTTGGATAGCTTTGGTTTCGCTAATTGTAGTATATAGTGTTATCCTGCGTCAAGGGCTCGGAGCAGGAGTCGCCAGCGCCAGCGCCATCGCCAGCGCCTTCGCCATCGCCAGCGCCTTCCCCAGCGCCTTCGCCATCGCCTTCGCCAGGGCCAGCGCCTTCGCCTTCGCCATCATCATAACCTTTGTCTTCGCTATCGCCAGGGCCAGCGCCTTCACCTTCACCTTTGCCATCGCCTTCACCTTCACCTTCGCCAGCGCCTTCGTCATTGCCAGCGCCTTCCCCAGCGCCTTCCCCAAGGCCTTCGGCTTAACGGAACCCGTAGACATAGCCTTAGCCTTAGCCATAGCCATAGTCTTAGTATTACTTGGTGCTTACCTGGGCTGGCGTGCTCTAAAAGGGGATCCCCGAGATGCCTGGATTCGTACTATTGCTATTGCCTTTGCTGCTACAGGAGGTACCAGTTTTTACAAAGCCGATTTAACTGATGCTGATTTTACCGGAGCTACCCTCAAAAGTACAGACTTAAGAGAAGCTATTCTTACTCGTACCTGTTGGCGAGATACCATAAAACTTGATCAAGCAAGACCAGGTAAAACTATCTTAGCTGATACTGCTGTCAGAGAATTATCGGTTAGTGGTAATGGTTACAAAAAGTCTTATGTTGATGCTAATCTTAGAGGGGCAAATTTAAAAGGAGCTAATTTAAATAAGGCTAATCTCAAATTTGCTAATATTAGCGAAGCCACGTTAGAGGAGGCTAATTTAGAATGGGCTATTTTAACTGAAGCTCAAGCAGTTGGTACTAATTTTACTCATGCTTACTTTACGGGAGCCTGTTTAGAAGCGTGGAATATTGACTCAACAACTACCTTAACTAACGTTGATTGTCAGTATGTCTTTTTACTAGAAAATCCCAATTCTCAAGGAAATCGAGAGCGTCGTCCCCATGATCCTGACCGGGTTTTCCAACCAGGGGATTTTGAAAAGCTCTATAACAAGATTATCAATACTGTCCAGATTCTGCTGCGGAATGGTGTTAATCAAGAAGCATTTCGTCAAGCCTTCCAAAAAATCATAGCGGAATATCCTGCAATTACTAGTGATTCGATTCAAGCTATTGAGAAGAAAGGTAATGATGTTTTACTTACCTTAGAAGTGCCAGAAGGAACAGATAAAGGTAAATTTGAAAGACAATTTTTTGCAGTTTATGAAGCTAGGTTGGAAGCAGCGAGACAAACTGCTCTGCTAGAGGCGGAAAGAATTCATAATCAAGATTATAAGGAATTTGTTAGAGCTGCTTTGACTAGCCATCAGTCATCCAACCCAATAATCAATCTTACAAATACCGCTAAAGCGGAGAGTGATATGTCAGATAATGCCCGTAATTTGAATATAGATAATCTAGATATAGATCAAAGCCAAGCTCATAATCCTAATAATTTTAATGTTTTCAACGACAATGCTAGACAAATTAACACGAATAATTTTACATCAGAGCAAAAACACAGCTTAGCCGAAGCAGCAGCAGAAATCCAGCAACTCCTCAATCAACTATCCCAAACTAATCCCACTACAACCAACAAAGAGAAGATGATAGTTGTAGGAGAAGTTATTGACCAAATTGAGACTAACCCAACCCTAAAAGCCAAAGTGATCAATGCCCTGAAAGCAGGAGGAGTAGAAGCCTTCAAAGAAGCTATAGATCATCCTCTGGTGAATATTTTGATGGCAACAATCGACGGATGGAGGGAGGATTAG